In Miscanthus floridulus cultivar M001 chromosome 8, ASM1932011v1, whole genome shotgun sequence, the sequence GCCGTTGAGCCAGGCGTCGGCGATCATCTTGTTCGCCGCCTCCGTCGGGTGGACGCCGTCCCAGCTCAGGCGAGCCGACGGGTCGCGGCAAGCTGTTGTTGCGCCCGGCATGCCGCATCTGGCGGCGACGTCGAAGTTGTACTTGCCTCCTCCTGCCCCGCAGCACGTTTCCAAAGGATTTCTGAATCCTAATACATAATTCCACGGCACAAATATATCAGTCGTAGTATAATTTCCTCCTATCTGCAACGACCCTTTCTTGCGATCTTGGAACCTATTttattaaaataaaataaaatacatacCAAACTCTTGAGGCTGTTGCACCATTTTGTACACCTGGGAGGAGTAATCTGCGTACATCATCCTTGTTGACCTATGCTTGGCTTGGAGTATTTGTACTTGTTTCTGGAGCATCGAGTTGTGGTACTCTGTCAGACGGTTGAAACTTTTCAAGCAGCCGTGCTGATCGAAGTCTGTCGCTTGAGGTTGAGAAAATAACGTCAAGAAGAGTGGGAGACAGCCCGTTGGAAGAATGCCCGGGACAACAATGTGAACAGCACCAAGTGCAATCAGCCTCTGCACCAAATGACAAAATATTCGTAATAGCTTATGAGTAATTTCCTGTAGGCCCTGTTTGATgctggaattgaattcatttaataattataatttagacacagattaattaagctaatatggtcgTATacggaatatatttgtatattattatgGGCCATACGAGAGATACTTATGTATAGTAGGAGAGCGAGTTGATGACCATGTTATAAGTTGCGAAGTAGAAATATAGtatggtgatctatagaatcaaatTCTATcttccaccctatgaatttgagataggctatATGTGAACTTTGGAAAGTTATGAAATTCCTACCAAATAGTCTAGTCTATTAAGTAGATTCTGATTCCCCAAAATAAAAGGATCCAAATAGCCCCACGATGACgatgtattatatatatattaccgGTTTTGCTACCGCATGGTGTGGTGGTGATGATCATAATGAATGCTTAAACGTTGGTCTTGTACTCTTAAAAAAAGATATATTATATGTTACCTCAATACCGTTAACGATGGCATCGACAATCAATGGGGTGTTCTCCATTGCCTGCTCAACGGTCAGCCCAAGCTCAAGAAGCTGGATATTATAGTCGTTTCCTCCAAATCCACCGAACTGAAACAGCGATTCTGCTAGAAACCCTGTGCACTCTATATGATATATACACAAGCGGCAGCTGAATTATATTGCATTAAATCTATACAGAAAAAATACTGCAGATAGCTACGACAAAAATGTattccatccattccaaattacaagacGTTTTGCTTTTTCTAGATACGTAGTTTTTACTATGCAATATTTGGATATACACCGGCAAAAGTGcccatgcgttgcaacgggagaaaaaacTACCAAATGTTTATGAGGAACGAAGACATGAACAgtacatatttatttatttatattttgcTCTGTCTATAAAATTTAATAAATTATTTTATGATGATGACGAGACCTCCATAATGTAAGTTAATATTGGCAATAATATTACAATGTCCTGTTAAGCCTATATTGAATTATAATATTGATACGTTGTTTGTTGGTTGCAAAGCATAAAAATATTTAGACGTCAATATATCATAAATTTAATTTTCACATCATGCATGTGTTGCTACAGTTAAATGTCGAGTTGCATGACTTTCTTTGACAATCATAAACATATTTAATTATAATTTCTACGTTGCAATGGTATATACAGATTATTTCATAGTGAACGGGATAACTTATAGCTTGAGGATTTATTCAACGACAGTGTACtctattttttttcaaatcaGACTTCACGGACAGTTAGACTTGGAATTTGACCGCTTTGTAATTATGTCATCTGTTCTTATTTATTTTGGAATCGAATACCATAACATGATGTATGTTGCTCTAACTCGTATAGACACGAATCAGAGTCATCTTAGGATGTCTATACACTTTAACTAATACAGGCATGGAAGAGTGTAGGATCAGTTAATACGCCGTACTTTAATATTAGGTAGATAGACATTAAGAACTGGAATATAGTAGTTGTAAAATTATTGATTTGTTAAGTGCATTGAAATGTGCCCTAGTAATATAGCAGTACATAATACAAACGATTTTATTTGAATGATACTTAGGCAACCACAGTTTATTGAGACTACTTGGTCCATATGAGACCTGTGTCAGTAGGctatcactaccggagaccggcactttgccgagtgccaagtggtttgccgagtgttgtttttcggacactcggcaaagacgtctttgccgagtgttttttttgacactcggcaaagaagcttctttgccgagtgtttttttttacactcgacaaaaaaaatttcaaagcacattttgaagcagtaaattaattcaaatgaaaaagttttcaactacaaagttgtataactcatcaagatgtacaatgtttgttttggtcttttcttcatatgacaaagtgaaagtaaatttgttcacaaatctaacatatctctcttgtagcttatgaaactacaagagagatatataagatttgtgaacaatgttagaacgaccatgttggatgaacagatgactaaacaaccaaaataaactttgtatatctcgaaaagttatgaaactttataattgacaactttttgatttgaaatcatcttgttatgcaaaactgtgtttgaatttcaaaaatttaaaatttgaacttttcaaacgacctcggatgggaaAACaatcaaaataaactctgtagatctcgaaaagttatgaaacattgtagttgacaacttttttatttgaaatcatcttgtcatgcaaaactgtgtttgaatttcaaaaatttaaaattcgaacttttcaaacgacctcggatggaaaaacaaccaaaataaactctgtagatctcgaaaagttatgaaacattgtagttggcaactttttgatttgaaatcatcttgtcatgcaaaactgcgtttgaatttcaaaattttgaaatccaaattttgtaaacgacctcggatggaaaaacttcctaaactaaaagtgtagatctcgaaaagttataaaactttgtagtttacaacttttttatttgaattcgtttagggcctcaaacaaacaatttacactcggtttagtataatatgttgggaactaaaacggaatccagacacaagtaaCAGTGTGGTGTAGTAGTAGAGGAGGTTCGCGCTCAGAGGAGGTtgcgggttcgaatcccgtcggccgcgttgctgtgaaatttacgcgaaaaataCCGGAGATGGACGGatgctggccggtgggggcctccaccgattaaattttttttttccattttccccatttttttcgggtttttttcggttccaactttgtcgagtgtcggtttgccgagtgcccgacaaaaaaaaaagacaaagacATATTTGCCGAcccattttttgccgagtgtcctttgccgagtgcccctggcaccctggcactcggcaaagccactgagtCCGGCAGTGTATAGCTATTATTAGTGCTATAATGTTGAAGTCTAAGGGTCTGTACAACGCATACATGTGGCAGGGCGCTTATCGGTAGTTGATTTTTTGAATGCCAGGCGCTCTAGCCCAGCATACTGCTCGCCAAAGCGTCCGACGTTCGAAGCGGCGCCCTACAATTGAATCAGAAGTTGTGACTTATTCTAATGcaaaaaatagattttgaaagagTCCATGCGTTGTGGGCTTAAAAGATGTTTAAGAGGATTTCTAATCGTATGAATTATTTAAGCACCATCAGATTAGTCTTTTTTTAAGCGTCTACCAAGCAGCTTTGCATTACAGGGGGGCCCACTTGTTAACACAGAAAAAAAAATCACCTGGAACCCCAACCGTCCCCGGTCCACCATTATCACTCATGCCACATCTTCACTCGTACTCGTGCGTCGACACCCATCGGAAAGTCACCACCTGCCTCTTCCTTCCTCCCCCCATGCCATATCTGTTCTCAAATCCAGTTAGATCCGAAGCAAAGGCCAGCAGCCAGCTGCGGCATCGCGACGGGGTGGTGGGCTACAGCTTCGCCACTTCGCCAGGCGCACGCAGACGTCCGGGTCGGTGGCCTCGCGGGATGTTCGGACGCCTCGCGGGGGGCGCGGACGGCAAGCACGGCCGGCGGCGTCGCGGGGTGCGCGGACGTCCGATACtctcagtggcggatgcacgatgcgagataagggggctaaaacaatgaagATGttaatttgcatgaagatttaatggtgaaatcaagcttttgctataGTGATTAGGCTTAAAATCAAGACATTacgggggctggagccccccagccctcctttggatccgccactggatACTCTGATGGGAGACTTGCCAGGCACGGCGACATCCCAAAGAGTCCGGACGGCCGATCAACGGTGCAGTGGCCCTCTTCCCATCTTCCCCGGCGGCCCTCATGTCGACCACATGGCCGTCAAGGTAGTAGCCGATGGCTGCATTGGGGTCCAATTACGGTGGACGTCTGGACGAGCAGTTCTTGTCGATGGGGCACGATTTATTGATTGCTTTTATTCGATTTGTGTTTGATTTGGGATACAATTTGTATACGATTCGGGATGTGTGTGCGCTATGATTTGTTGAGTCCCTGTGAATCTGTGATATCGTTTTGGCCAAACCGGCGATGCAAGAGAGATCGGACAGGTTTAGACTTGTATGCTAACCTGTGTTCATTGACGTACGTCTGTGGGCTGGGCCATCGGTGGGCGTGCACGTCCTGCCTTTGCCTTGCTGCTGGTGGTTACGGATCTAATTTGGACTGCGAGCTGGAAACGGAGATTAGTGTTGTGTAAAGTTGGAACAAATTTTTTTGTtggcagaaattttgcctctATAGTATTAGGGATAGATTATATCTAAATACATGATAAAAACAACGTATCTACAAAAGCCAAAACAtgttataatttgaaacggatggtGTACTAATTTAATGGGAAGGCGAGGAATCCATTAATAATCAATAAGAAGAGAGTGATGAAGCGCTCACTCTCTTTTGTCCCGCATATGGAAGCAATCAACTCCTTGAACCACTGGACTTGCATGTCTAGCGAGCCATGGTTCCACACTGGATCTTCAACGCCCATTGATTGGTAGAAGGAGAAGTTCAGCGCAGTACCACCGGTGATGGCCATATTTGCACCCTTTTGGAAATCTTTGCCTTTGGATTTCGATGGTGCAAGTAGTGGGAGTCCAAGCGATTGAGCTGTGCCAATatgtggtaaaagtaaaacaCAAAAACAAACTTCTACCCAAAGAAATAAAAATGGGTACCCCATTAATCGGTTGGGACATTCAGTTCTGGACCTTTTTCTATCAATGAGCGAGAGATTTTTTTTAGTCCATTCTTCCCATTTCGTAGCTGCTATCACTAGTACATGAAACCTTTTTAGAGGTGGGTATTTTCTATTAATATAGATGGGCAAGCCAACAGCCTCTATCAAATTATCTCTGAGGCGGGCATTTTAATTTGTCTGTCTCTATTAATACTAATTTGTAGAGAGGATGCGTTAAGATGTCCGTCTCTACTAATGATTTTCAAAGAACTCAGAAAAAAATGTGTCTTCCAGGATTTAAATCGACAACCTTGAACTCACACAGCAATATATATTTTAACCACCTCTgttattatgaaagataattttagataaccatatatattttttataaattatccacCCTCGGCATTATgattatgaaagataatgcaaagtaaccTAATGTTATACTCCACCGATTGCCTAGCTCTTTATTTTGTCCAAAAATCGCTTGGATCCCTTAAATTACAGGGTGAAGGGAGTATAACTTAAGCTAAgttttcaactaaatacataccATGCTAGGGAAAAGGGATAAATCTAAGAAATACTAACTAGATGAGATCAATGGATCCTCCACTCTAATGCTAATGAGACCCCCTAGAAGAAAGATGAACTGTAGAAATTATCACAAAAATTAGAAACATGCATCTATCCACTAATCTAGTACACTCTAAACACCATTGGTAATAATAGTCATTGGATCTATtccatttttttaaataattaccGCCTCTGTGATTGTGTAAGAAAATATAAAGTTCTATACCATTGAAAAAACAGGATCTAAAGTAAATATAAATTGCATCTAATTACTCACTGGCTGTTCAAATAGATAATCTTTGTAATACAGAGACGGGTTTTACTCCCGGTGGagaaccccctttagtcccggctccccACCCGGGattaagcatccgggactaaaggagggtcctttagtcccgggtcaggagccgggacctttagtcccggtgggtaacaccaaccgggactaaaggtccgtccagctttaaaaaaaataatgcctcccaccgttgcgtcccgtgagattcaaacccaaaacctcatgcattgcctcgcgcgtagcttaccaccccacctacacaacacatctgacaatggatgggatgcttcccttttgaactaacccatcgggggacctttagtcccggttggtgttaccaaccgggactaaagggtcctttagtccgggttggtgttaccaaccgggactaaagggtctacctttagtcccggttggtgttaccaaccgggactaaaggttgaggacttttagtcccggttggtggctccaaccggaagtaaaggtccacctttagtcccggttggtgtctccaaccgggactaaaggtcccctgccactgtgccgagcacagtagccgttgggtagggacctttagtcccggttggagacaccaaccggaactaaaggtctctctagtcccgggcacaaaaaataccgggactagagcccattttagcctcagatgaaaggtctgttctctactagtgtaaccACTTAAATTAGAACTAAATTACCACTTATATATCCTTATTAAGACAACTGAAATGCCCCCTCAAATATAAATGTAAATTATCAATATCTACTATTAGAAATGTTTAAATAACCATGATGAATATATATGTTTCTACATTATGCACTCctattaatattaatattatcATTATTATATTAAAATTTGATTAAAGTAAACACATATATTGTACCATCATGCTGATGATCAACTACACATGTGCATGAGtgataaatatatatgttatgttttagcaattataaaaaaaaatcctTATCGACTTATATACTAATGATACTAACAAATTATTTTAACTTATATTAATAACAATGATATGTTTATGTAACTTGTTACTTTAGATATATTTAtacctattttaactaaaatgtTGGAGTAAATAATCATTATAAAGCTTAAATATTAATATACTATTGAGTAGTACTACTACCCCATCCTTGGTCTCACTTCAAGCTTTACCGGTGATCTTAAGTGAGgcgttgcatgttttaaataattGTTTGTGCCATTGTAGTACTTAAGAGTGCAGTCTATGACCTAAACTCCTTATATCTAGAGTTAATAAAACAAACGACAAGCATAAGAGATTTAATTTAACTTGAGGATAACGAAAGTATGCAACAATCAATaagatttaaattttaaaattaaaatttagaCTTATGAGAAAATCTAAGCACATCGAGAAGTGGGGGAGGTTAGTGCAGACGTAGGTGGCTGTATTTCCTGGTCTTTGAGATTTCTTTGGAGTAAATAATCATTATACGGCTTAAATTTTAATATCCTTTTGTGGTTAGCACTATCTTAAGCACGTGTTGCATGTTTAAATGACTGTTTATGCTATTGTAATACTTAAGATTGCAGTCTATGACTTAAAATCCTTGTATTTTTAAAAAAAGTAAAAAAGGAGAGTTAATAAACATACAATAAGCGCAAGAGATTTAACTTCTCCCGAGGATAAAGAAAGTATGTACAATAAGCACAAGGGATTTATCTTCTCTTGAGGATAAAGAAAGTATGTAGTGATCAATAAGATTGAAATTTCAAAATCAAAATTAAGATTATgagaaatttaaacatgttgaGCAGTGGGGGAGTTTAGTACATACTACAGTTGGTTATAGTTTCCTATTATTTGAGATTTATTTGGAGTAAACAATCATTATAAGACCCTCTTTGGGGTTAGCATTGCTACCCCATCATTGGTCTCACTTCAAGCTCCACTGATCATAAGCGACATGTTCTAtgttttaaataatattttttatgccATCATAGTACTTAGGAGTGCAATCTATGATCTAAAATCCTTATATTTTCAAATAAGTATAAAAGAAGAGTTAATAAAACATATAATGAGCACAAGAGATTTAAATTAAGATAAAGAAAGTATGTGGTAATCAATAagattaaaattttaaaatcatAATTTGGATTTGTGAGATCATAAGATATGGACTACAACAAGAGCCGTCATAGTTTAAGCTAAagtttcaactaaatacatattaAAGATGCATATAGCTACTGTAAAGTTTCAAACTATGGATATGAATGAAAAAACATGTA encodes:
- the LOC136477484 gene encoding sinapine esterase-like isoform X2, whose amino-acid sequence is MSLLRSISCSSLSFFFIALVITSSSSSATSTGSISGTRRYNAMFSFGDSVAETGNICIVSSNNSTELDVLTCTHPPYGMTYFGKPSCRWSNGRVVVDLIECTGFLAESLFQFGGFGGNDYNIQLLELGLTVEQAMENTPLIVDAIVNGIERLIALGAVHIVVPGILPTGCLPLFLTLFSQPQATDFDQHGCLKSFNRLTEYHNSMLQKQVQILQAKHRSTRMMYADYSSQVYKMVQQPQEFGFRNPLETCCGAGGGKYNFDVAARCGMPGATTACRDPSARLSWDGVHPTEAANKMIADAWLNGPYCTPPILS
- the LOC136477484 gene encoding GDSL esterase/lipase At1g28580-like isoform X1, translated to MSLLRSISCSSLSFFFIALVITSSSSSATSTGSISGTRRYNAMFSFGDSVAETGNICIVSSNNSTELDVLTCTHPPYGMTYFGKPSCRWSNGRVVVDLIAQSLGLPLLAPSKSKGKDFQKGANMAITGGTALNFSFYQSMGVEDPVWNHGSLDMQVQWFKELIASICGTKEKCTGFLAESLFQFGGFGGNDYNIQLLELGLTVEQAMENTPLIVDAIVNGIERLIALGAVHIVVPGILPTGCLPLFLTLFSQPQATDFDQHGCLKSFNRLTEYHNSMLQKQVQILQAKHRSTRMMYADYSSQVYKMVQQPQEFGFRNPLETCCGAGGGKYNFDVAARCGMPGATTACRDPSARLSWDGVHPTEAANKMIADAWLNGPYCTPPILS